ccagctgctgccggccctgctgccgccccagctgctgtgTGTCCAGCTGCTGCCGGCCCTGCTGCCGCCCCACATGCTGCCAGACCACCTGCTGCAGGACCACCTGCTGCCGCCCAGCCTGCTGTGGCTCCTCCTGCTGCTGAGCACCAGAACAACACCCATTGTCCACACCATCATGCCTTTTCGAGGAAatgcccctcttccttcttatctctcaCATCGTCTGCCAAGGAAGAACACGCTGACGCCAATGTGCTAGGAGCCAGGGATGAAAACCCCCGTCCTTTGGATGCATACGTCTCAACTTCTTTTCTGaccttccctttccattctttgccaATTGGGGATCAGCTGTGGATTTTGAATGCGGTCATTCAAAAGGGACGAGAGTCCCCCAGCTCTTGGACCTCTCCCTGGCATTCCAAACCTATAGCAAAGTAGTCTCGGACAAACATCAGAATCAGAACGTGTCTACCCAGCATTTCCTGCGTCCGATACCAAGGCAACAAGGTCATTGAAACAGAAAAGACCCTTCCTACGTTCATCCAAATCATAACGTTGCCACGTTTTTCTAGCATTGCTTGTGTATTTGCAAATAAAATTATGACCTCTCCAGAGCTGAACTCCACTATTAACTCCAGAGTGTCTTCTGATTGTATGAAACAGTTTCATGTCCCATGTCATTTCTGCACACATTTGCTAGCTAGGCTCATGTCTCCGATATGGGAGACATAAACCAGAGAAGCTCCAGGATTCATCCAACTGAGATTTCGGCCTGCACTCAAGTGTTCCGGGGAAATTCCATTGAGAAGTTATCACAGTCGAAGACAGCACGATCTCACTTCTTATTTCAAATtagtaaaagataatttctcacATTTTCCCTTCCAAATTCTCGCCCACTCTCTACGCGCCACCCCCGCTGCGATCACGGGAAGTGTGGAGTTGGCAGGCGGCAGGCGGGAGGAGTAAGTGGGACGGAAAGGGATAGCTGTGGATATGGAGTGGTTGTCCTTACCAAGGAGAGTCTTCTTTTCATTggagacacaaatgaaacaggAGATATCGGGAGAAGGCATCTGACTAACATGAGAGGAGAAGACGCTAGGAAGAAGGAAGTCTTGGTGAACGACTTCAGCATCTTTCAGGAACATATCAGCAAGGCCTATAGATGGGGGCTTGGGGAAGGGGAGCCATGAGAGGTGGCATGAGGCGTGTCAACGTTTGCGGGACATAGCAAGTATGTGTGTGGTTCTAAGATGAAAAGATATCTAACAGTGATATGAATGATGAATAAATGAGCTATGAGTTATGACCCAGAGAAGAAGCATGGTACCTGACTGTCAAATGGTACCTTGAAGCCATGTCCACCGACTTGGAAAAATCTTTCAGTTTACGGACAACTTACTCTTTTCAGAATTCTGGCCACCTTAGCCGTTACCTAACATCAAGGTGATTCAGCGGAAAACTTCCACCTTGagtgaaattaatttctttagctCCAAAACCCACAACGATGGATGACAGTCCTTTCAAAGCAGATTACACTGAACAGTGAGACAAAACCGTGGCACCTAAGGAGCGCTCTTTGATTCATTCCATGATCCAAACAACGCAATTTCAAAATAGATAGGCTGATAACTTCATTCCAGTGTCTTACGGACACAAAAGGAAAGCTGTTATCGAAAACTGTGGTGCATTTCTTGTTGGACTATCTGGAGTAGTTCTGTTAAACGTTCTTAAGCTGAATCGTTACGAACCATGGAAATATTGCAAAATGGGAAATGTGAAGGCttggtcaggaagaactgaacaTTTAATGAAGTCTTTAATATGAAAGCTATTCTATTCGCTAGCTCGAAAACAAggcctcttctcctctctcactctgcACGGAAGGTGACTGAGTTTCCAAAAAGTATGTCAGCATTGCTAAGCTTCAAAAGCATCTACGGGGATGGAAAAGTTCCAGGCATGGCTGTAGTGACAAATGCCCTACTATTCAAAGGAAACTAATAAGTGTTCAATGAACACCCACTGAGTACAAGGCATGGGTCTTAGCAAACAAACACAGGCAAAAAGACAAGTCATTGCCTTCAACCTGTCAAGTACGACCATTTCCAGCTCCACCCAATTTGGGGATTATTTCACATGGACGGAATTCATGggccagaaggaaaaagaagagcaacTGAACCAGACGACTACGTAGACTggaatggggaaaaagaagatGTTGTCAAAATTCATAAAATCTCTCCAGAATTGGAGGCCATGAAGAAATCGATCGAAtgccaggactctaggaaaaaagCAAAGCTTCAACCCTGGCATCCATACCGTAAGAAACACCACCTTAGGCAATTATTTTCAAGGTGGTGCTTTTTGTCGCCACATCCCATAATCATTGCTGCAACAAATGATGATCCAATATTTCATGAAATGATGTTTGCCCTTGTCTTTGAGAGCGTGATACAGGACATTCCACGAACTCCTTTGACTGCTTCCTTAAGGAAAACCTGTGAAACCTCTTTCCTTTGACCTACAAGTGTCTCACGTATTTTCTATCTGTTTAAAGCCAGAAAGATCTGGCCGTCAAGGCTGAAAAATTCCGTCTCTAGAGGGTTGGCCTGCTGCTCCTGAACTTCTTCCTCCGTGCTTACTTTGACCACTGGGAAACAGAAACGCTGACAGGAAGGCCAATAAGGTCATTGCCAAAAGACAGGAGCTGCCAAGGCTGTTACTTgactggcatagcctttgagtcGTCAGCCTCACCTGCAaaccatgatgaggcatcagacGAGGACgaggggagagatttgagctCTTGTCTAAAAGTCCTAGACCCAGACTCAGGTACCATGCCCTcaccaaaatatttctttctcaattcGATTCGCCTCTCCCGACATCTCCATCATCAGTCATGAATAGAGAGTACCCAGCAGATAATGAAGATGACACCATCACGTGCATAGTTCTTCATCAGCATGCTGAAATCCCTAGAACTGTTTCGAAGTTTTCTTTTGCCATATCTCCTGCATGCTGTGGGTCACTTGGAGTGGATAATGATCACCACGTCGGAAAGATCCGCAGAGGCCCTTTGTCCCATCCCGGCTAAAGACCCCGAGAAGAAAGCAGACCTCTTTCGAATTGGAGCTTTTATACAAGACAACGACATTTCTTTGGTCTGAATTGTGGCCATCACTCTTGGGTCTTTCTTTGCCGCAATCCGTCTAAGCTTCAACATCGCCTTCAGAGTAGAGTTCCCAGCTCCTCCTCTAAAACTATCCACATCCCTTAGGAAGAACCCTGCccacccctcacacacacacacacacacacacacacacacacacacacacacacacaccccacgaGTCGTGGAATGATGCACGGAAAAAAAAGATGTGTAATACCCTTGGTCATTGAGGGCAGGCAATGGCAAGGTGAACCAGGAATTGACCAAGGAGAGAAATTTGGCAGAGTAATTAAGGCAAGATGAAAAGATAAGTGATGATTCTAGAGGGCAAAAACAAATGAGATGACGAATTCCCAAAGTTCaaggaaaaatagattcaggagaaaataatttcttaattgcattttACTTTTCCATCATGATAAACAATAACAGGGAAATCCCCTTACACGTGCTGACAGCCGTTGCTCATCGGGGTATAAAAGAGGCCCGTGGGGCAAGAAGTTTCTCAAACACAAGTCAATCCCTATCCTTGAACCAAAGCTAGAAGATCCATCCGCTGACACCATGGTCAACTCCTGTTGTGGCTCCGTGTGCTCTGAGCGCAGCTGTGGCCAGGAAGCCTGTGAGGAGGCATGCTGCGCCCCCAGCTGCTGCAGACCCAGCTGCTGCCCCTCTGTGTGCTGCCAGCCAACGTGCTGCCAAACGACTTGTTGCCGCCCAACTTGCTGCCGCccaacttgctgtgtgaccagctgctgccagccctgctgccgccccagctgctgtCGTCCCGTCTGCTGCCAGACGACTTGCTGCAGAACCACGtgctgccgccccagctgctgtCTGTCCAGCTGCTGCAGACCAAGGTGCTGCCAGTCCGTTTGCTGCCAACCCACCTGCTGCCGCCCTTCCTGCTGCCAGTCTAGTTGCTGCTCACCTTGCTGCTGCCAAACC
The DNA window shown above is from Notamacropus eugenii isolate mMacEug1 chromosome 2, mMacEug1.pri_v2, whole genome shotgun sequence and carries:
- the LOC140524014 gene encoding uncharacterized protein isoform X1; the protein is MVNSCCGSVCSERSCGQEACEEACCAPSCCRPSCCPSVCCQPTCCQTTCCRPTCCRPTCCVTSCCQPCCRPSCCRPVCCQTTCCRTTCCRPSCCLSSCCRPRCCQSVCCQPTCCRPSCCQSSCCSPCCCQTTCCRPTCCRPSCCVSSCCQPCCRPSCCVSSCCQPCCRPSCCVSSCCRPCCRPSCCVSSCCQPCCRPTCCQTTCCRTTCCRPACCGSSCC
- the LOC140524014 gene encoding uncharacterized protein isoform X3, whose amino-acid sequence is MVNSCCGSVCSERSCGQEACEEPCCRPSCCRPVCCQTTCCRTTCCRPSCCLSSCCRPRCCQSVCCQPTCCRPSCCQSSCCSPCCCQTTCCRPTCCRPSCCVSSCCQPCCRPSCCVSSCCQPCCRPSCCVSSCCRPCCRPSCCVTTCCRPACCGSSCC
- the LOC140524014 gene encoding uncharacterized protein isoform X2, with amino-acid sequence MVNSCCGSVCSERSCGQEACEEACCAPSCCRPSCCPSVCCQPTCCQTTCCRPTCCRPTCCVTSCCQPCCRPSCCRPVCCQTTCCRTTCCRPSCCLSSCCRPRCCQSVCCQPTCCRPSCCQSSCCSPCCCQTTCCRPTCCRPSCCVSSCCQPCCRPSCCVTTCCRPACCGSSCC